From one Chiloscyllium plagiosum isolate BGI_BamShark_2017 chromosome 24, ASM401019v2, whole genome shotgun sequence genomic stretch:
- the LOC122562089 gene encoding hexosaminidase D-like, with product MADSLGDKPMEADNGMSTLKPPQTGLKLVHLDLKGAPPRVSYLLEILPLLSHLGADGILLEYEDMFPYEGKLQVLRSPNAYSPSEIKEIMNLARVLHFEVIPLVQTIGHMEFVLKHKMFCHLREMKGFPNSLIPHKKESMEVVKCMIDQIMAIHKDSKWLHIGSDEVYYLGESEESKQLFAQTETTADSLFLSHVKAVANYIITSYPNVKPIIWDDMLRNINEEKLKESMLSQFVELMIWEYNANLDVDSMMLQIQKYQHSGFSVMWFASAFKGATGAAQSLTPISYHLANHLQWLKVTEALQRDSIQLHGIALTGWQRYDHFSVLCELLPVGLPSLAVCLQALKNGVFSEKEEDFVKKCLGFKTLKINFISTEDAGSFPGSDVFNRVTQIITFMQESIDKLLEENIYIKGWFSNFHRKRKFVHPIIVRHFEGEVRRVHAHWKTAVSELSAALEKIYYPNTVEEWLEEHVYPNLTKLQLFVKDMDEALASGHLK from the exons ATGGCTGATAGTCTTGGAGACAAGCCAATGGAGGCAGACAATGGGATGAGTACACTTAAACCTCCACAGACAGGTTTGAAACTGGTACATCTCGATTTGAAAGGAGCACCACCCAGGGTCTCCTATCTATTAGAG ATCTTGCCTCTGCTTTCTCACCTTGGTGCAGATGGTATTCTACTGGAGTATGAAGATATGTTTCCATATGAGGGAAAGCTGCAGGTGTTAAGGTCCCCAAATGCCTACAG TCCGTCAGAAATCAAAGAAATCATGAATCTTGCCAGAGTGCTTCATTTTGAAGTAATTCCATTAGTGCAAACCATTGGCCACATGGAG TTTGTGCTGAAACATAAAATGTTTTGCCATCTTCGCGAAATGAAAGGATTTCCTAACAGTCTCATTCCTCATAAGAAGGAGTCAATGGAAGTAGTAAAATGCATGATTGACCAGATCATGGCAATACATAAAGACTCAAAATGGCTGCACATTGGATCAGATGAG GTTTATTACCTTGGTGAAAGTGAAGAATCTAAGCAATTATTTGCACAAACTGAAACTACTGCGGACAGCCTATTTCTGTCTCATGTGAAAGCAGTTGCAAATTACATTATCACTAGCTACCCTAATGTGAAACCCATCATTTGGGATGACATGCTCCGGAACATCAATGAAGAGAAACTTAAAG AATCCATGTTGAGTCAGTTTGTTGAGCTGATGATTTGGGAATATAATGCTAATCTTGATGTTGACAGCATGA TGCTTCAAATTCAAAAGTACCAACATTCTGGATTTTCTGTTATGTGGTTTGCAAGTGCATTTAAAGGAGCCACTGGTGCAGCCCAGTCTCTAACACCCATTAGCTATCACTTGGCTAATCACCTGCAGTGGCTGAAAGTGACAGAAGCTCTTCAAAGGGATTCAATACAGTTGCATGGGATAGCACTCACCGGTTGGCAGAG ATATGATCATTTCTCCGTTTTGTGTGAGCTACTTCCTGTGGGACTTCCATCCTTGGCTGTTTGTCTGCAAGCTCTGAAAAACG GTGTGTTCTCTGAAAAGGAAGAGGACTTTGTGAAAAAATGtcttggattcaaaacattgaaaattaaCTTCATAAG TACCGAAGATGCTGGCAGTTTTCCAGGCAGTGATGTATTCAACCGTGTGACTCAGATAATCACCTTCATGCAGGAGTCTATTGATAAACTCCTTGAAGAAAATAT ATACATAAAAGGATGGTTCAGTAATTTTCACCGAAAGAGGAAGTTTGTTCATCCAATTATAGTTCGGCATTTTGAAGGAGAAGTCAGAAG GGTACATGCACATTGGAAGACTGCTGTAAGTGAGCTGAGTGCAGCGCTGGAGAAAATCTATTACCCAAATACTGTGGAAGAGTGGCTAGAAGAACATGTTTATCCCAACTTGACAAAGTTGCAACTGTTTGTGAAAGACATGGATGAAGCTTTGGCATCAggacatttgaaataa